A DNA window from Niabella yanshanensis contains the following coding sequences:
- a CDS encoding AraC family transcriptional regulator, with protein MKKFFYLLLLTVCSIFSIKAAAQDPDAYNKLYTKVYLEISPKDMQLALQMADSLFAVSTTPLFKTKSLMLSASLYQQQQSLTKAAELAEEAYKIIGKTSDYNWMVRISGFLATQYRMLQLYGKSKIYCDRALAMVPRINNPEMVKSTMGLIYQELAYNAIAVKDYHASLQYIRESQKNFDHISQNKEYLTADNEQLLGLNYFHLADYKRALHHYQKSLNLMSNMPDNITKGLCYNGIAAVYIQKENLSRAKPYLDSAGKVAGDSRHLPLKNEIYKTSQQYYLKVKDLSGYEKVRQQQDSVRDEISSSRAKFLDSALIKMENKNLESQRIIKARNIPIALGAIFIIAGTSYFYFYRRRQKRRFSQFMADFEREGKTGGAGSSVPDFIPPLLQPELTTVAADDATNDLQNEVAKPLARKQANQQVMPEETQQRILAGLNLFEEQHLFTAASISLSFLSTHLNTNSKYLSYILRQYKQKDFTRYINDLRINYIIKSLKEDPEWRKYKISILAEKAGFSSHSKFTNIFKTYTGLSPSTFIQYLEGEKAANVNNM; from the coding sequence ATGAAAAAATTTTTCTACCTTCTGCTTCTCACTGTTTGCAGTATTTTTTCAATTAAAGCAGCAGCCCAGGATCCTGATGCCTATAACAAATTATATACGAAAGTGTACCTGGAGATCTCTCCAAAAGACATGCAGCTGGCGTTACAAATGGCAGATTCGCTTTTTGCTGTTTCAACGACACCGTTATTTAAAACAAAAAGCCTGATGCTTTCCGCATCATTGTACCAGCAGCAGCAAAGCCTGACCAAAGCTGCTGAACTGGCGGAAGAGGCCTATAAAATCATCGGCAAGACATCCGACTATAACTGGATGGTTCGGATCAGCGGGTTCCTGGCCACGCAATACAGGATGCTGCAGCTCTATGGCAAATCCAAAATATACTGTGATCGCGCACTTGCCATGGTTCCCAGAATCAATAACCCCGAAATGGTAAAAAGTACGATGGGCCTCATTTACCAGGAGCTGGCCTATAATGCTATTGCGGTGAAGGACTATCACGCATCCCTGCAATATATCAGGGAATCGCAAAAGAACTTTGACCATATCTCTCAGAATAAGGAGTACCTTACTGCCGATAATGAACAGTTATTAGGCCTTAATTATTTTCACCTGGCAGATTATAAACGGGCGCTGCATCATTATCAAAAAAGCCTGAACTTAATGAGCAATATGCCGGATAATATTACCAAGGGCCTTTGCTATAATGGTATTGCAGCAGTATATATCCAAAAGGAAAACCTTTCCAGGGCAAAACCGTACCTGGACAGCGCCGGGAAAGTTGCCGGAGACTCCCGGCATTTGCCTTTAAAAAATGAGATTTACAAAACCTCACAACAATATTATTTAAAGGTAAAAGATCTGTCAGGTTACGAGAAGGTAAGGCAACAGCAGGATTCGGTAAGAGATGAAATCAGTTCGAGCCGTGCCAAGTTCCTGGACAGCGCCCTTATCAAAATGGAAAACAAAAACCTGGAGTCTCAGCGCATTATCAAAGCCAGGAACATTCCGATTGCCCTAGGAGCGATCTTCATTATCGCAGGCACGAGTTATTTTTACTTTTACCGAAGACGTCAAAAAAGAAGATTCAGCCAGTTCATGGCCGACTTTGAAAGAGAAGGAAAAACCGGGGGCGCGGGCTCATCAGTGCCCGATTTTATCCCCCCCCTTTTGCAGCCGGAGCTAACAACTGTTGCAGCTGACGATGCTACAAATGATCTGCAGAACGAGGTAGCAAAGCCACTGGCCAGGAAACAGGCAAATCAACAGGTTATGCCGGAAGAAACCCAGCAAAGAATACTGGCAGGCCTGAATTTGTTTGAAGAACAACATCTCTTTACCGCTGCCAGTATTTCCTTATCTTTTCTTTCAACGCATCTGAATACCAATTCTAAGTATCTCTCTTATATACTCAGGCAGTATAAACAAAAAGACTTCACCCGCTATATCAACGATCTGCGTATTAACTATATCATAAAAAGCCTGAAAGAAGATCCCGAATGGAGAAAGTACAAGATCAGCATCCTTGCTGAAAAAGCCGGCTTTTCTTCTCATAGTAAGTTTACTAATATTTTCAAAACTTACACTGGCTTGTCTCCCTCAACATTTATTCAGTATCTGGAAGGTGAAAAAGCTGCAAATGTTAACAATATGTAA
- a CDS encoding DUF6923 family protein, with protein sequence MRIKILALMTLLCGIQSQAQNPTPVNCLDGLAYILTNGEGGPSLYSMALSATSPTLVGSLGTTAFNAIGYNASDNFMYAINQAGEVYRIGANSSRTAIPVSDPNSLLGPGYTAGDISANGVYYIYSNTLQRFVSIDLASSTPVANLVNYTIAAGQTLTGTIDDFVFHPSDGNIYGVTSTRQLFTFNVTTNLLTIKGNVSGTLTATGTKGTTFMDAAGNMYVGQNSNGTLYRIGNPAVGSSWTSTSFSTALASLDGQPFDGARCASVVPPAANNDERELTEFAPVTLDVINSSTPGMGKDGQGTYPLDVTSVVLYPSENGAAAGSNTIELTGKGTFTLNPSTGIVTFTPLSGFTGEAVIWYTVEDTNGNISNRAFVRTFVADGTVLPVRFDAFSALLTQGHLQVNWTTLSETENSHFDIEVSADGDHFKSIGTLKSQAQNGNSDAALQYQFTLDSNQTAALLGVSLSLSILAFATGRSRKRKWVLSALTAIMLIGYASCSKQDTTVTGDQALFVRIKQVDKDGKYTYSKVIRAAIK encoded by the coding sequence ATGCGAATTAAAATTCTGGCACTGATGACGTTATTATGCGGAATTCAGTCCCAAGCACAGAACCCGACACCTGTAAATTGCCTGGACGGACTGGCTTATATACTAACCAATGGAGAAGGTGGCCCCAGCCTGTATTCGATGGCCCTTTCAGCTACATCTCCAACTTTGGTTGGATCCCTTGGCACAACCGCCTTTAATGCTATCGGTTATAATGCGTCCGATAATTTCATGTACGCCATCAACCAGGCTGGCGAAGTATACCGGATCGGCGCCAATAGTTCCCGTACTGCTATCCCTGTATCTGATCCTAATAGCCTGTTAGGTCCGGGTTATACGGCCGGCGATATTTCGGCTAACGGTGTATATTATATTTATAGCAATACCTTACAGCGATTTGTATCCATCGACCTTGCTTCGAGCACTCCCGTTGCCAATCTGGTCAATTATACTATTGCTGCGGGACAAACATTAACAGGAACTATCGACGACTTCGTTTTCCATCCATCCGATGGTAATATTTACGGGGTAACCAGTACCCGACAGTTGTTCACCTTTAATGTTACCACGAACCTGCTTACGATCAAAGGCAATGTAAGCGGTACACTGACTGCTACCGGAACCAAAGGCACCACTTTTATGGATGCTGCCGGTAATATGTACGTTGGTCAAAACAGTAACGGCACCTTATATCGCATAGGGAACCCGGCTGTCGGCAGCTCCTGGACATCTACCTCTTTTTCTACTGCACTTGCCAGCCTTGATGGTCAACCCTTTGATGGCGCCCGTTGCGCCAGCGTAGTACCGCCGGCAGCGAATAACGACGAAAGAGAGCTGACCGAATTTGCTCCGGTAACACTGGATGTTATCAACAGCAGCACCCCGGGTATGGGTAAAGACGGGCAGGGAACCTATCCACTCGATGTTACTTCAGTTGTTCTTTACCCATCAGAAAACGGGGCCGCCGCAGGATCAAACACTATAGAGCTTACCGGCAAAGGCACATTTACTCTCAACCCATCTACCGGTATTGTAACATTTACGCCGCTGTCAGGATTTACCGGTGAAGCGGTTATCTGGTACACTGTTGAGGATACCAATGGTAACATATCCAACCGGGCATTTGTCAGAACTTTTGTAGCTGACGGAACAGTGTTGCCCGTTCGCTTCGATGCTTTTTCGGCCCTCTTAACACAGGGACATTTACAGGTAAATTGGACCACCCTGTCTGAAACGGAAAACAGTCACTTTGATATCGAAGTGTCAGCAGATGGCGACCATTTTAAGTCAATCGGTACTTTGAAAAGCCAGGCCCAAAATGGCAACTCAGATGCTGCATTACAATATCAGTTTACGCTAGATTCCAATCAAACAGCTGCATTGTTAGGTGTATCCCTTTCACTGTCCATTCTCGCATTTGCCACTGGCAGAAGCCGGAAGAGAAAATGGGTATTATCCGCTCTTACAGCCATTATGCTCATAGGCTATGCATCCTGTTCAAAGCAAGACACCACGGTTACCGGCGATCAAGCCTTATTCGTGCGCATCAAACAAGTAGATAAAGATGGAAAATATACTTATAGCAAGGTAATCCGCGCGGCGATAAAGTAG
- a CDS encoding response regulator has translation MSAKKLILIVDDDYVYKLVTSRMIHLCCTEAKIICATNGLEALEIIESPLHNNSVQMPDIILLDIEMPGMNGWEFLHALSSFSQRRVEKPDIYIVSSSIDEVDEERMRIYPAVKELLVKPFSAAKLGWILNQKT, from the coding sequence ATGAGCGCCAAAAAATTGATCCTTATCGTAGACGATGATTACGTTTACAAGCTGGTTACTTCGCGGATGATACATCTTTGCTGTACCGAAGCTAAAATTATATGCGCGACAAACGGGCTGGAAGCCCTGGAAATTATTGAGTCCCCACTACACAATAATTCTGTTCAAATGCCGGATATCATTCTGCTGGATATAGAAATGCCCGGGATGAACGGGTGGGAATTTTTACACGCCCTTTCATCTTTTTCGCAGCGACGTGTGGAAAAGCCCGATATATACATAGTTAGTTCATCTATCGATGAGGTAGATGAAGAAAGAATGCGAATTTATCCGGCGGTAAAAGAATTGCTCGTTAAACCATTTTCAGCGGCTAAACTGGGATGGATCTTAAATCAAAAAACTTGA
- a CDS encoding alkaline phosphatase, giving the protein MKRKDFFKTSSLAFLGTALTPSISANSRTGKRSFQTAKNIIFLVSDGMSNGTLSMADLLMQRQYGKRSTWLTLYDEHLVSRALMDTASANSFVTDSAAASSSWGGGIRVNNGALNVNADGSENKPILQKFKDAGKSVGCVTTVPITHATPAGFCVTSKKRDDQSEIALKYLSLRFDVMMGGGLEYFSKEKRSDRQDVFKLFKDSGFAVVRDKKAMLELDHNKPVLGVFHEAGLPFALDAAHQPEKSNLPTLAEMTGKAISILSRNQKGFVLQVEGGKVDWAAHANDCGALLYDQLAFDEAVKVAFDFAQKDKETLVVITTDHGNANPGLFYGSKANSNFDTIIKHRFTNEWILNGVNSQTSATLLRDRVMEAQGWILTDEEARELLAYYVHLSDEGLYNPRHLPFKRFAQLQEKHTSVGWGSMDHSGDYVELAMYGPGRELLQPFIKNYELHQLMLDATAIKHYS; this is encoded by the coding sequence ATGAAAAGAAAAGATTTCTTTAAGACTTCATCCCTCGCGTTTTTAGGAACAGCGTTAACTCCGTCAATTTCCGCCAACTCCCGTACCGGAAAAAGGAGCTTTCAAACCGCGAAAAATATCATATTTCTTGTAAGTGATGGTATGAGTAACGGTACCCTTTCTATGGCCGACCTGTTGATGCAGCGCCAATACGGGAAAAGAAGTACCTGGTTAACTTTATACGACGAGCATTTGGTATCCCGCGCATTGATGGACACAGCGTCAGCCAATTCCTTTGTAACTGATTCAGCGGCCGCCAGCAGTTCATGGGGTGGTGGCATAAGAGTCAATAATGGCGCATTGAATGTGAATGCGGATGGGTCGGAAAATAAGCCCATTCTACAGAAATTTAAAGACGCCGGAAAATCGGTGGGTTGTGTTACAACCGTGCCGATAACCCATGCAACACCTGCCGGTTTTTGTGTTACCAGTAAAAAAAGAGATGACCAGTCCGAAATCGCCTTAAAATATTTATCGCTTCGTTTTGATGTTATGATGGGAGGCGGGTTGGAATACTTTAGTAAGGAAAAAAGAAGCGATAGACAGGATGTATTCAAGCTTTTTAAGGATAGCGGTTTCGCAGTAGTGCGTGACAAAAAAGCAATGCTTGAATTGGATCATAACAAACCGGTATTGGGCGTTTTTCACGAAGCAGGCCTTCCCTTTGCTTTGGATGCAGCCCATCAGCCGGAGAAGAGCAATCTGCCTACCCTGGCTGAAATGACCGGGAAAGCCATTTCAATCTTAAGCAGGAATCAGAAGGGTTTTGTTCTGCAGGTGGAAGGAGGAAAAGTAGATTGGGCGGCCCATGCCAACGACTGTGGCGCCCTGCTTTACGATCAGCTTGCTTTTGACGAAGCAGTAAAAGTGGCGTTCGATTTTGCGCAAAAGGATAAAGAAACCCTGGTGGTTATTACTACCGATCATGGCAATGCCAATCCCGGATTATTCTATGGCAGTAAAGCAAATAGCAATTTTGATACTATTATAAAACACAGGTTTACCAATGAATGGATTTTGAATGGAGTTAATAGTCAGACTTCGGCTACTTTGTTAAGGGACCGGGTGATGGAGGCTCAGGGATGGATTTTGACAGATGAAGAAGCCAGAGAACTATTGGCTTACTACGTCCATCTATCCGACGAGGGACTATACAATCCCCGCCATCTCCCGTTTAAACGGTTTGCCCAACTCCAGGAAAAGCACACATCGGTGGGATGGGGCTCAATGGATCATTCGGGAGATTATGTAGAGCTGGCCATGTACGGTCCCGGCCGCGAACTATTGCAACCCTTTATTAAAAATTACGAATTGCATCAGCTGATGCTTGACGCGACAGCAATAAAACACTATAGCTAA
- a CDS encoding ABC transporter ATP-binding protein — MIFTKNLYFSYNDIKFDFPDIHVSNGNALLITGPSGKGKTTLLHLLGGLLKADSGLVGVRGTDITALKGKHLDQFRRNNIGIIFQQAHYIASVSVVDNLLLASNIAGKKQQRERAMQLLNLLGIAEKAKKKPGVLSLGQQQRLSIARALMNYPNFLLADEPTSSLDDNNCLKVTELLLAESRHSNAALIVVSHDQRLQSLFNQKIVLQ, encoded by the coding sequence ATGATATTTACAAAAAATCTGTATTTCTCTTATAATGATATAAAATTTGATTTTCCGGATATCCATGTTTCTAACGGAAACGCTCTATTGATCACCGGGCCTTCGGGTAAAGGCAAAACAACTTTATTGCACCTGCTTGGCGGGTTATTGAAAGCTGATTCCGGACTGGTAGGTGTCCGGGGAACCGATATAACTGCTTTAAAAGGAAAGCATCTTGATCAGTTCAGAAGGAACAATATAGGCATCATTTTTCAGCAGGCGCATTATATAGCTTCCGTTTCAGTTGTTGATAATTTACTGCTGGCTTCCAACATTGCAGGCAAAAAACAACAAAGAGAACGGGCTATGCAGTTGCTCAACTTGCTGGGAATAGCAGAAAAAGCAAAGAAAAAGCCAGGGGTGCTTAGCCTGGGCCAGCAACAGCGGCTTTCCATTGCAAGGGCTTTAATGAATTACCCGAATTTTCTGTTGGCAGATGAGCCCACTTCAAGTCTGGATGATAACAATTGCCTGAAGGTAACCGAACTGCTACTGGCTGAATCGAGGCATAGTAATGCAGCCCTTATCGTGGTTTCTCATGATCAGCGCCTGCAATCCTTATTCAATCAAAAAATAGTACTTCAATGA
- a CDS encoding ABC transporter permease has protein sequence MIRLAFKNLIHNGLSSALSWISLSLSVCIVSILMVVQNNYEKHFLRSIDGIDMVLGAKGSPLQLILSSVFHMDAPTGNISFEEAQKWMNHPYVKQAIPLAYGDSYKGRAIVGSDPSLLRHYGGRITGGRIFAQDFEVVIGSNTAQKLLLQPGQQFYGAHGRDEHGEEHKEHPYTVTGVLAPTGTVLDDIIVSNIESVWKIHEPHSHDHQVQATPGQRLPGSSPGAHQHGEVDRSGGAKKELTAVLIRFKNPMGIVQLPRMINTQSSLMPAIPAIEINRMFSTLGIGIDILTYIGAGIMLLSAFSIFVSLYNSLAARKYETALLRATGTSRWKIILLFLSEGLLLGLGGVIAGIFLSRCLLLFITGYFSTAYHMNIAVAGGLLNRELYLMAGAMLITLFAAMIPALKAGFLNLSKALAHG, from the coding sequence ATGATCAGGCTGGCTTTTAAGAATCTAATACATAACGGGCTGAGTTCAGCTTTAAGCTGGATCTCTTTGTCTTTAAGCGTTTGTATTGTATCGATACTGATGGTAGTACAAAACAATTATGAAAAACATTTTTTAAGAAGCATAGACGGCATTGATATGGTGCTGGGCGCAAAAGGCAGCCCGCTTCAGTTAATATTGTCTTCGGTTTTTCATATGGATGCCCCAACCGGCAATATTTCTTTTGAGGAAGCTCAAAAATGGATGAATCATCCGTATGTGAAGCAGGCAATTCCATTAGCTTACGGCGATTCATATAAGGGCAGGGCCATCGTGGGCTCAGATCCGTCGCTGCTACGACACTATGGAGGCCGCATAACCGGAGGACGCATATTTGCCCAGGATTTTGAAGTGGTGATAGGGAGTAACACAGCGCAAAAGCTACTGCTACAGCCGGGGCAACAATTTTATGGTGCTCATGGCCGGGACGAACATGGTGAGGAACATAAGGAGCACCCTTACACGGTTACAGGTGTGCTGGCTCCAACCGGAACTGTTTTAGATGATATAATTGTTAGCAATATTGAAAGCGTATGGAAAATACATGAACCCCATAGCCATGATCATCAGGTGCAGGCTACTCCCGGACAACGGTTGCCGGGATCCAGCCCTGGTGCGCATCAGCACGGTGAAGTGGACAGATCAGGTGGGGCAAAAAAAGAACTGACTGCTGTTTTAATCCGCTTTAAAAATCCAATGGGAATAGTACAGCTACCCAGGATGATTAACACGCAAAGCAGCTTGATGCCGGCTATCCCGGCCATTGAGATCAACCGTATGTTTTCTACCCTGGGTATTGGAATTGATATACTGACTTATATTGGAGCAGGTATTATGCTGTTGTCGGCTTTCAGCATCTTTGTGTCACTCTACAATTCGTTAGCAGCAAGAAAATACGAGACGGCTTTACTTCGTGCAACCGGTACCTCCAGATGGAAGATTATTTTATTGTTTTTAAGTGAAGGGCTCCTGCTGGGTTTAGGAGGGGTTATTGCCGGCATATTTCTTAGCCGGTGTCTTTTGCTTTTTATAACAGGTTATTTCTCTACAGCTTATCACATGAATATCGCGGTTGCAGGGGGGCTGCTCAACCGGGAGTTGTATTTGATGGCGGGAGCGATGCTCATTACCCTTTTTGCTGCAATGATACCTGCATTAAAAGCCGGTTTTCTTAATCTTTCAAAAGCTCTGGCTCATGGATAA
- a CDS encoding MerC domain-containing protein, giving the protein MFDLLGISAAVLCLIHCLLFPVLMLIPFGFAHDAYIDLGFLLIGTAVVYNVTRNISSKSLKIAFWLAIGLISISVLLHLLFHIHSPLIYVGAVVLITAHLINFKNHRHGPSRS; this is encoded by the coding sequence ATGTTTGACCTGTTAGGTATTTCTGCGGCTGTATTATGTTTGATACACTGCTTGCTGTTTCCTGTATTAATGCTGATTCCTTTTGGGTTTGCTCATGACGCTTATATCGATTTGGGTTTTTTGTTAATTGGTACCGCTGTTGTTTATAATGTTACCCGCAATATATCTTCCAAAAGCTTAAAAATCGCCTTTTGGCTGGCTATCGGGTTAATTTCAATTTCGGTTCTGTTGCATCTGCTTTTTCACATTCATAGCCCTCTTATTTATGTCGGGGCAGTGGTGTTGATAACCGCTCACCTCATCAATTTTAAAAATCATAGGCACGGCCCTTCCCGGTCCTGA
- a CDS encoding GTP-binding protein: MTQNRKSISQQLNKSLLKKLPVTVLSGFLGAGKTSLLNHILHNKAGLKVAVIVNDMSEVNIDARLVERENTLSRTEEKLVEMSNGCICCMLREDLMVEVGNLAKEGRFDYLLIESSGISEPVPVAQTFSYIDETNGIDLSRFSYIDTMVTVVDCFNFLRDFSSTASLKDRHLTDMEGDDRSIVNLLTDQIEFANVIILNKIDLIDKDTIGVLTAAISKLNPGARIIPTSFCKTDPAKILNTGLFNFEDAEKAAGWQKELQAESHTAETEAYGISSFVFRDQRPFHPERLWAYLKDRYPQGVIRAKGLFWLASRPDDALNFSQAGAVSNVENAGVWWCSMTFQERIRYAAYVDNKDIIEGRWSRQWGDRMNELVFIGQDLDKESMILDLEQCLLQDDEQYLFDMRFRFRDPFPLKFH; encoded by the coding sequence ATGACACAAAACCGTAAATCCATTTCTCAGCAGCTCAATAAATCTCTTTTAAAAAAGCTTCCAGTAACCGTGTTGAGCGGTTTCCTGGGCGCCGGTAAAACTTCTCTTCTTAATCATATTCTACACAATAAGGCAGGGTTAAAGGTAGCGGTGATTGTAAATGATATGAGCGAGGTGAATATTGATGCCCGCCTGGTAGAGCGCGAAAATACTTTATCCAGGACAGAAGAAAAACTGGTAGAAATGAGTAATGGCTGCATCTGTTGTATGCTTAGAGAGGACCTCATGGTAGAAGTTGGAAACCTGGCCAAAGAAGGAAGATTTGATTACCTGCTAATTGAAAGCAGCGGGATCAGTGAGCCGGTACCGGTTGCGCAGACTTTTTCTTATATCGATGAAACCAACGGTATCGATCTATCGCGTTTCAGTTATATTGATACGATGGTAACAGTGGTTGATTGTTTTAATTTTTTGAGAGATTTCAGCAGCACAGCATCCTTAAAAGACAGGCACCTTACTGATATGGAAGGCGACGACAGGTCTATCGTCAACCTGTTAACCGATCAGATTGAATTTGCCAACGTCATTATTTTAAATAAGATTGATCTAATTGATAAAGACACAATAGGCGTATTGACTGCTGCAATAAGCAAACTCAATCCTGGTGCCAGAATTATTCCAACCTCATTTTGTAAAACAGACCCCGCCAAAATTTTGAACACAGGTCTTTTTAATTTCGAAGATGCAGAAAAAGCTGCTGGCTGGCAAAAGGAGTTACAGGCTGAAAGTCACACAGCAGAAACCGAAGCGTACGGCATTAGTTCCTTTGTGTTCAGGGATCAGCGCCCTTTTCATCCTGAACGGCTCTGGGCCTATTTAAAGGATCGGTACCCACAAGGAGTGATCAGGGCCAAAGGGCTTTTCTGGCTTGCTTCCCGGCCGGATGACGCCCTGAATTTCTCACAGGCAGGCGCCGTGTCAAATGTGGAAAACGCTGGTGTTTGGTGGTGCAGCATGACATTTCAGGAACGGATACGTTATGCGGCTTATGTTGATAACAAAGATATAATTGAAGGACGCTGGAGCCGGCAGTGGGGCGACCGTATGAATGAGTTGGTGTTTATCGGACAGGATCTGGACAAAGAAAGCATGATCCTGGATTTGGAACAATGTCTTTTACAGGACGATGAACAATATTTATTTGATATGCGATTCCGGTTCAGAGATCCATTCCCCTTAAAATTTCATTAA
- a CDS encoding LacI family DNA-binding transcriptional regulator — translation MGNITIRELAQRLGLSIATVSKALKDSYEISDATKKKIVSLANELNYSPNPYASSLRKQQSKTIAVVLPEVADSFFSLAINGIQEVALAKGYHVLFYLSHESFELEKKAINHCNNGRVDGVLISVSSETRDTAHISSLRSKNIPVVFFDRELEGYAAPKVVTNDYECGELAAKHLLDKGCRFPVFLSTSDALAICQNRFSGFANEINKIRNEIATYPFIINCSNDKNIYDQIASILEKFPAIDGIVASVEKLAIQTLLVCADQNIPIPDRIKVLAFSTLETAPLLNPSLTTISQPAFDIGKHSAETLITMIEKKKHSITNDYKAVLPSALNIRKSTQ, via the coding sequence ATGGGTAATATTACAATAAGAGAATTGGCGCAGCGGCTCGGCCTTTCTATTGCAACCGTTTCAAAAGCACTTAAAGATAGTTACGAGATCAGTGATGCCACCAAAAAGAAGATTGTCAGTCTGGCCAATGAGTTAAACTATAGCCCTAATCCATATGCCAGCAGCCTGCGTAAACAACAGAGTAAAACTATAGCCGTAGTTCTTCCGGAAGTAGCAGACAGTTTTTTTTCTCTTGCTATTAATGGTATACAGGAGGTAGCATTGGCAAAAGGTTATCATGTGCTGTTCTATCTTTCTCATGAAAGTTTCGAACTGGAAAAAAAGGCCATCAACCATTGCAATAATGGCCGCGTAGATGGTGTACTCATTTCTGTATCAAGCGAAACCAGGGACACCGCCCATATTTCTAGCTTAAGAAGTAAAAATATACCGGTCGTATTTTTTGACCGGGAGCTGGAGGGTTATGCGGCTCCTAAAGTAGTTACTAATGATTATGAATGTGGAGAACTGGCAGCAAAGCACCTGTTAGACAAAGGCTGTCGTTTCCCGGTTTTTCTATCTACTTCTGATGCCCTGGCTATCTGCCAAAACCGGTTCTCGGGCTTTGCAAATGAGATCAACAAGATTCGAAATGAAATTGCCACTTACCCTTTTATCATTAATTGCAGCAACGACAAAAACATCTACGACCAGATTGCCTCCATCCTTGAAAAGTTCCCGGCAATTGATGGCATCGTAGCATCTGTAGAAAAACTGGCGATACAAACGCTCCTGGTATGTGCGGACCAAAATATTCCTATCCCCGACCGTATTAAAGTACTGGCCTTTTCAACGCTGGAGACAGCGCCCCTGCTTAACCCATCGCTGACCACCATATCGCAACCCGCATTCGATATCGGTAAACACAGCGCAGAAACGCTGATCACCATGATTGAAAAGAAGAAACATAGCATTACCAACGATTACAAAGCTGTTCTTCCTTCTGCACTTAATATTCGAAAATCTACTCAATAA
- a CDS encoding inositol oxygenase family protein, with amino-acid sequence MNNEKFEAVPLGNLDEWEDDLLRRYPDPDAIATAKATDEYRNYETPARDTVKEFYRLNHKHQTFDFVLQKRNEFLQFNKREMTVWEAFDFLNQLVDDSDPDTDLDQMQHLLQTSEAIRRDGHPDWMVLVGLMHDMGKVLCLFGEPQWAVVGDTFPVGCAFSDKVIFPEFFSQNPDNTNTAYNSKFGVYEPNCGLRNINMSWGHDEYVYQMLKDYLPEEGLYMLRYHSFYAWHREGGYDHLLDDHDRKMLKWVQLFNPYDLYSKNPEPPDWTKLRPYYEDLVSKYLPSTLKF; translated from the coding sequence ATGAATAATGAAAAGTTTGAGGCAGTACCTCTGGGTAATCTCGATGAATGGGAAGATGATCTTTTAAGACGCTATCCCGATCCGGACGCAATCGCCACTGCAAAGGCTACAGATGAATACAGGAATTATGAAACGCCTGCACGCGATACGGTAAAAGAGTTTTACCGGCTCAATCATAAACACCAGACTTTTGACTTTGTTCTGCAAAAACGAAATGAATTTCTTCAGTTCAACAAGCGGGAAATGACTGTATGGGAAGCCTTTGACTTCCTGAATCAGCTGGTTGACGACTCCGACCCGGATACCGACCTGGACCAGATGCAGCACCTGCTGCAGACTTCTGAAGCAATTCGCCGCGATGGACACCCCGACTGGATGGTATTGGTTGGATTAATGCACGACATGGGTAAAGTGCTGTGTCTTTTTGGTGAACCACAGTGGGCAGTGGTAGGAGATACGTTCCCGGTAGGATGCGCCTTTTCCGATAAAGTTATTTTTCCCGAGTTCTTCTCCCAGAACCCCGATAATACCAACACTGCATATAACAGCAAATTTGGAGTATATGAGCCTAATTGCGGTCTTAGAAATATTAATATGTCCTGGGGACACGATGAGTATGTGTACCAGATGCTGAAAGATTATCTCCCTGAAGAAGGCCTGTACATGCTGCGTTATCACTCCTTTTATGCCTGGCATCGCGAAGGTGGGTACGATCATTTGCTGGATGATCATGACAGGAAAATGTTAAAATGGGTACAGCTTTTTAATCCTTATGATCTCTATTCCAAGAACCCTGAGCCACCGGACTGGACGAAACTAAGGCCTTATTATGAAGACCTGGTATCGAAATATCTGCCATCCACTTTAAAATTCTAG